Below is a window of Streptomyces sp. NBC_00223 DNA.
CGAGGTCTCCCTCACCGGGCCGGGCGGCCCCGGCACCCCGCCGGGTCCTGCGCCCGTGCTCGGCGACGAGGCCCGGCTGCGGCAGGTCGTCACCAACCTCGTCGGGAACGCGGTCGCGCACACGCCGCCGGGCACGCCGGTACGGATCGGTGTCGGTACGCAGGCGGGCAGCGGGGTGCTCGAAGTCGCGGACGCCGGGCCGGGGTTGACCGCCGCGCAGGCCGCGCGGGTCTTCGAGCGCTTCTACCGGGTGGACGCGTCGCGCAGCCGCCAGCAGGGCGGGGGCGCGGGCCTCGGGCTGGCCATCGCCTCGGCGCTGGCGACGGCGCACCACGGCCGGGTCGAGCTGGACACGGCGCCCGGCGAGGGCGCGACCTTCCGCCTCCGCCTCCCCTCCGCCCGCCAACCCCCCTACTGACGCGACCCCCCTCGGGCCGACCTTTCCGGCGGCGTACGGGTGCCGGCCGTATCACTCGGTGTGTTCCACGTGGAACACACCGAGTGATACGGCCGTACGCGGGCCGGGGCCTCCGGGCGGTTCGGCAGGTCAGGGGAGGGGGTGGTTCAGGCAGGGGGCGTGGTCGAGCTGTTCGAGCAGGGCGACGCGTTGGCCCGGGGTGAGGTCGCCGGCCAGGTCAGTGTCGCCGATACGGGCGCGTACGAGGAATTCCAGGCCGGTCGGGGCGCTGACGCCGGGCAGCGCGTGGACCAGGGCGGCGACGGGGATCCCGGCGGCGTCCTCGTCCCCCGCGGCGGCCCGCCGCAGTACGCGGGACAGCCCCGGCACCCCCTCCGCGACGACCTCGCTCAGCACGAGCGCTCTGCGGTGTCTGGCGTCCGAGCCGGACGGCGTCATGACTCCACCTCGCTCCTTTTTACGCACATTTACGCACTTTATGCATGAGCGTACGCCTGCGGCGGAGGCGGTCAACCGGGACGTAGATGGTGACCGAGTGTGGCTCCGAGGCTCCTTTGCGTGGTGACGTGGGGAGGGGTGGAGGGATTTGCTCCGTTTCCGAGCGCGTGGAACGGAAAGACGCGACAAAGGAGCCCCGAGTCGCGGGGCGCCCGCGACGACGGCGACGGAGGTGAGGGTCGTGGCGAATGGGAACGGGTCCAGCCGATCCGTGGGCACGCTGGTGAAGGACGGGACCGAGCAGCTCTCGGACCTGATCCGGCAGGAGCTGCGGCTGGCACAGACCGAGCTGACGCGGAAGGGCAAACGTGCCGGGATCGGCGGCGGTCTCTTCGGCGCCGCGGGGCTGATGGCCTTCTTCGGCCTGGCCGTACTGATCTTCGGCGCCATCGCCGCCCTCGCGATGCCGCTGCCGCTGTGGGCCGCGGCGCTCATCGTGGCGGGCGGTCTGATGCTGCTCGCGGGGGTCATGGCGCTGATCGGGAGGCACGAGGTCAAGCGGGCGGTGCCGCCCGTGCCGGGCGAGGCGATGGGCAGCATGCGGCACGACCTGGAGACGATCAGGGAGAGGGCGAAGCGATGACGCGCGACAACGGTCACACCCCCGGCGTGGTGAGCGCCGACCCCGTACTCGCCGAGCTGGAACGGGAGATCGCCGAGACGCGGGCGCGGCTCGGCGCGACCGTCGAGGAGCTGGCCGCGAAGGTGGATGTGCCCGCGCGGGCGAAGGCGAAGGCGCAGGAGACGGCGGAGCGGTTGCGGGGGTCCGCGACGAAGGCGGAGGACCGGGTGCGGCAGTCCGCGGTGGGCCTGAAGTCCCGGTTGCCCGGCGGGGGCGCCGGTCACCGTGCGATCGGGGCCGGGTCCGGCCCCGCCGCCCTGGGTTCCGGCTCCCACCTGGCCGAGGTCGGGCACGACGCCGTGGCACGTACGGGGGCCCGGCTGAGCCGCGTCTCCGACGACCAGTGGCGCCATGTCTACCTGCCGGCGGCGGCCGCGACGGTCACGGTCGGCGCGGTAGCGGCCCTGAGCTGGGCCCGTCACCGCACGTGAGCCCTCGCGGCGCGGACCAGTAGGGGCGCCGCGCCCCTCGGCGCGAGCCGCTGCGCGAGGCTGCTGCCGGGTTGGGCACCGCCGGGTCGGTACAGTCCGCGTCCCGCCGCGGCGGCGGGGAGAGGGTGGGCGCCGACCTTGGCGTGACGACCTTGCGGGGTTCGCTGCGCGAGCTGACCCCGGGTCGGGCACCGCCGGGTCGGCCCTGTTCGCGTCCCACCGTGGCGGCGGGGGGATGGTGGGCGCCGACCTCGGCTTGACGACCTTGCGGGGTTCGCTGCGCGAGGCTGCTGCCGGGTCTGGCACCGCCGGGTCGGTCCCATTCGCGTGCCGCCGTCGCGGCGGGGAGAGGGTGGGCGCCCATCTTGGCGTGACGACTCTGCGGGGCCGCTCGCCGGGCGATGACGAATTCGGCGACGTAGGGGCGCGTCAGCGCGAGGGCAGGGCGGGCGTTCGCTCTTTTTTCGCCGCCGCGGTGGGACGCGGGAGGGGCCGGATCGGCGGTGCCGGGCTTGGCGGGTGCTCGCGCAGCGGGCTCGCGCTGCCTGGCCTTGGGGTGCGCGTCGTCGCGGAACGTGGGCTCGCGGGGAAAGGCCGGAGGCCGAACTCGTAGCATCGGGGGATGGAACAGCGACCACTGGGCAAG
It encodes the following:
- a CDS encoding phage holin family protein, producing the protein MANGNGSSRSVGTLVKDGTEQLSDLIRQELRLAQTELTRKGKRAGIGGGLFGAAGLMAFFGLAVLIFGAIAALAMPLPLWAAALIVAGGLMLLAGVMALIGRHEVKRAVPPVPGEAMGSMRHDLETIRERAKR
- a CDS encoding DUF3618 domain-containing protein, translated to MTRDNGHTPGVVSADPVLAELEREIAETRARLGATVEELAAKVDVPARAKAKAQETAERLRGSATKAEDRVRQSAVGLKSRLPGGGAGHRAIGAGSGPAALGSGSHLAEVGHDAVARTGARLSRVSDDQWRHVYLPAAAATVTVGAVAALSWARHRT